The Aspergillus chevalieri M1 DNA, chromosome 5, nearly complete sequence genome includes a region encoding these proteins:
- a CDS encoding sodium:calcium antiporter (COG:P;~EggNog:ENOG410PMUG;~InterPro:IPR004481,IPR004837;~PFAM:PF01699;~TransMembrane:10 (o12-29i49-70o76-98i110-130o136-157i221-239o251-272i284-311o317-338i345-363o);~go_component: GO:0016021 - integral component of membrane [Evidence IEA];~go_process: GO:0055085 - transmembrane transport [Evidence IEA]), which yields MDTHFMDLDSLSFNIATLIAGVFVLDYGADKFLDHTVIVGRRLGISPTLIALLTAGAEYEELAVVIAAILQHRSPLALGNVMGSAISNILGAFSLGLLCHPGGMEFDGSAKIYSALLLSVTTLFVALAFFNQLSQVTGGFLIAIFALYVISIGYAIYKGVTEPPQMSDSDSDDQVPTSGEERPIGRGGWTSASECSPLLGGANPQQEGEDEKLPQPLYRHVFQLFFGLLALSLSGYIIAHSAGAIADSLQLSGTVFGLTVIAFATTLPEKLISVLSGSRGQGGIVVATTAGSNIFLLTLCVGVVAVAGVHVDEADTFALFDLVIVWMSALCFGAVVFLGPSWIAGLVLLAAYIVFLVLEFTVVH from the exons ATGGACACCCACTtcatggatttggatagccTTTCTTTCAACATAGCAACGTTGATTGCTGGGGTCTTCGTCCTTGACTATGGGGCAGACAAGTTCCTTGACCACACTGTTATCGTGGGACGGCGGCTAGGCATTTCGCCGACTTTGATTGCTCTCTTGACAGCTGGAGCTGAGTACGAAGAG CTAGCTGTAGTTATTGCAGCAATCCTACAACACCGCAGCCCACTAGCCCTGGGCAATGTTATGGGATCTGCGATTTCTAATATCCTCGGTGCGTTTTCGCTGGGTCTCCTATGCCATCCTGGCGGAATGGAATTCGATGGTAGCGCAAAGATATATTCGGCGCTCCTGCTTTCCGTTACCACTCTGTTCGTGGCCTTGGCTTTTTTTAACCAACTAAGCCAAGTCACTGGTGGGTTTCTCATCGCCATTTTCGCCCTCTACGTTATCTCTATTGGTTATGCCATTTATAAGGGTGTTACCGAACCGCCCCAGATGTCGGACAGTGATAGCGACGACCAAGTTCCCACTTCTGGTGAGGAACGACCAATAGGTCGGGGCGGCTGGACGTCAGCTTCAGAGTGCTCACCTCTCCTGGGGGGTGCGAACCCGCAACAGGAGGGTGAGGACGAAAAACTTCCACAGCCACTTTATCGACATGTCTTCCAACTCTTCTTTGGTCTGCTTGCTCTCTCTTTATCTGGATATATTATCGCCCATAGTGCAGGTGCTATAGCGGATTCCCTTCAGCTGTCAGGGACCGTCTTTGGCCTTACAGTGATTGCCTTTGCTACAACCCTCCCAGAGAAATTAATTTCTGTGCTTAGCGGCTCTCGTGGGCAAGGAGGCATTGTTGTTGCGACCACAGCAGGGAGCAACATATTCCTGCTGACGCTCTgcgttggtgttgttgcCGTTGCGGGAGTTCACGTCGACGAGGCGGATACATTCGCCCTTTTTGACCTGGTGATCGTCTGGATGTCCGCGTTATGTTTTGGAGCGGTCGTCTTTCTTGGACCAAGTTGGATTGCTGGTCTGGTGCTTCTGGCTGCGTATATCGTGTTTTTGGTCCTTGAGTTCACAGTCGTACACTAA
- a CDS encoding uncharacterized protein (COG:S;~EggNog:ENOG410PIDQ), translating into MASTDSALLSQTILSLTESKIRELEKQRNAYEARKTDILQNSKRSPDIHERIHLLLSAVDELQPELTQDPAVTNIRRYLQQAQYDSSIPKEKLEGFEKCLVEKLNMRSAKLAMADLYSRLLMEWVDPPVPSDKKANADVNVDIDESSPSIGELDLLADERQKQGLKKLCDTFEAAVFTPVDTNEGDIHAFLNKLFPGEKGAKSLGDLRKEIRKETTEQWEQDEPFNVTTLSACIRGLAMEDLLSEERQVMLKSFLSNELALNEIADVLNFRYADLKNWGWHAGEGGIPVLPRPQWNGRYRIWMDEDVLQTIFVQYIGVKLCNRLKKVLRWFVETSDLWRWSTRPQMTEREGLRREYYLGSRRLSGGVTGQRRSEFINTYFLSRLPATQETLIERGGAYDDDDDDDDGDDGDDDDSDDDDDETSPREDERNIKQKLLRKLATETLLHRQLYGGAAVVQSDLKWYGTCLSHSTIFAVMRFMGFSEDWVSFFKKYLESPLNMDQASENREQKGPRTRRCGVPVAHASEKFLGELVLFFMDFAVNRETGMLLYRQHDDLWLCGEPAPCAHAWEVIQEYAQVTGLTFNHEKTGSVYLSNAKDPDIASRLPRGPVKFGFLKLDGESGDWVIDQTQVDAHVQQLQMQLKNCNNVAISWIRTWNSCIGRFFKSTFGLPANCFGGPHVDSILASYEKMNKTLFMDTDAPTVTDHLRQMIRSRFEISNIDTIPDAFFFLPEKLGGLALRNPFIAILLIRDGIQFKPTKFLDDFKKHEFERYVSDQKDFNNESDRTLNYRLQDVNEAGKPPIISQSEQRTFMSFDEWSKFRESTSYDLCHCYKQLLGVPREHRVKLTQATEAALTHARRVVDLGHLDEEEKWILQLYSEDLTRDFGGLSIVDKKFLPLGLLAMIREKRVKWQMVL; encoded by the coding sequence ATGGCATCCACAGACTCCGCCCTCCTATCCCAAACCATACTCTCTTTAACGGAAAGCAAGATccgtgagctggagaagcaGCGGAATGCCTACGAGGCCCGCAAGACAGACATCCTCCAGAACTCCAAACGCAGCCCTGACATCCACGAGCGAATCCATCTGCTCCTATCTGCCGTCGACGAGCTCCAGCCCGAATTGACACAAGATCCTGCAGTCACCAACATCCGACGCTATCTGCAGCAAGCGCAATATGACTCCTCTATCCCAAAAGAGAAATTAGAGGGGTTTGAGAAGTGTCTCGTTGAGAAGCTGAATATGCGAAGTGCAAAGCTAGCTATGGCGGATTTATACTCGAGATTATTAATGGAGTGGGTGGACCCCCCAGTCCCATCTGATAAGAAAGCCAATGCAGATGTCAACGTCGATATCGATGAGAGCTCCCCGTCTATCGGGGAACTTGATTTGTTGGCGGATGAGCGACAAAAGCAGGGATTGAAGAAGCTGTGCGATACATTCGAGGCCGCTGTTTTCACTCCGGTGGACACGAACGAGGGGGACATCCATGCGTTTTTGAACAAGCTCTTCCCAGGCGAAAAGGGCGCAAAATCTCTGGGGGATCTGCGCAAGGAGATCCGCAAAGAGACTACCGAGCAGTGGGAGCAAGACGAGCCGTTCAATGTGACAACCTTGTCAGCGTGTATCCGGGGCTTGGCGatggaggatctccttagcgAGGAGCGGCAAGTGATGCTCAAGTCGTTTCTGAGCAACGAGTTGGCTCTGAATGAGATCGCAGACGTGCTGAATTTTCGATATGCCGATTTGAAGAATTGGGGCTGGCATGCGGGCGAAGGCGGGATCCCCGTGCTGCCACGGCCGCAGTGGAACGGAAGATATCGGATCTGGATGGACGAGGATGTGCTACAGACGATATTTGTTCAGTATATTGGCGTCAAGCTGTGCAATCGTCTCAAGAAGGTCTTGCGGTGGTTTGTGGAAACTTCTGACTTGTGGAGGTGGTCTACGAGACCGCAAATGACCGAGCGCGAAGGGCTGCGGAGGGAGTACTACTTGGGCTCGAGACGACTATCGGGGGGAGTAACGGGTCAGCGGAGATCCGAGTTTATCAATACCTATTTTCTGTCTCGACTGCCCGCGACGCAGGAGACATTGATCGAACGGGGCGGGGCctacgacgacgacgacgacgacgacgatggcgacgatggcgacgacgacgatagcgacgacgacgatgacgagacATCTCCCAGGGAAGACGAGAGAAACATCAAGCAGAAGCTCTTGAGAAAGCTTGCTACCGAAAcccttcttcatcgtcaacTGTACGGAGGAGCCGCCGTTGTCCAGTCAGATTTGAAATGGTACGGAACCTGTCTTTCACATAGCACCATTTTCGCCGTGATGCGGTTCATGGGATTCTCAGAAGACTGGGTCAGTTTCTTCAAAAAGTACCTCGAGTCGCCTCTGAACATGGATCAGGCGTCAGAGAACCGAGAGCAGAAAGGACCTCGAACCCGCAGATGTGGTGTCCCGGTGGCTCATGCATCTGAGAAGTTCCTCGGTGAGCTGGTCCTGTTCTTCATGGACTTTGCCGTCAACCGTGAAACTGGCATGCTTCTGTACCGTCAACACGATGACCTATGGCTCTGTGGCGAGCCAGCCCCGTGTGCTCATGCTTGGGAGGTGATACAGGAGTATGCTCAAGTGACCGGCCTAACGTTCAACCACGAGAAAACGGGTTCTGTCTACCTCTCGAATGCCAAAGATCCCGATATTGCGTCTCGACTGCCGCGAGGACCAGTGAAGTTTGGGTTTCTGAAGCTGGACGGCGAGTCGGGCGACTGGGTCATCGACCAAACCCAAGTAGACGCACATGTGCAACAGCTGCAGATGCAGCTGAAAAACTGCAATAATGTGGCTATCTCGTGGATTCGCACATGGAACAGTTGCATCGGTCGTTTCTTCAAGAGCACATTTGGCCTGCCGGCGAACTGCTTCGGAGGACCCCACGTGGACTCAATCCTGGCCTCGTACGAGAAGATGAATAAGACTCTCTTCATGGATACTGATGCACCCACAGTCACCGATCACTTACGCCAAATGATCCGCTCCCGCTTCGAGATCTCGAACATTGATACCATCCCCGACGCATTCTTCTTCCTGCCCGAAAAACTCGGTGGTCTCGCGCTGCGCAACCCATTCATTGCCATCCTGTTGATCCGTGACGGCATACAATTCAAACCAACAAAGTTCCTGGATGACTTCAAGAAACACGAGTTCGAGCGGTACGTGTCAGACCAGAAGGACTTCAACAATGAGTCCGACCGAACCCTTAACTACCGCCTTCAGGATGTAAATGAGGCTGGCAAGCCACCCATCATTTCCCAGTCCGAGCAACGCACTTTCATGTCCTTCGACGAGTGGAGCAAGTTCCGTGAGAGCACGAGCTACGATCTCTGCCACTGCTACAAGCAGCTGCTGGGCGTTCCGCGAGAGCACAGGGTGAAGTTGACGCAGGCAACAGAGGCAGCCCTGACGCATGCGCGGAGGGTGGTTGATCTTGGACatttggatgaggaggaaaagtGGATCTTGCAGTTGTATTCTGAGGATCTGACCAGAGACTTTGGGGGGTTGAGTATTGTAGATAAGAAGTTTTTGCCGTTGGGGTTGTTGGCGATGATTCGAGAAAAGAGGGTTAAGTGGCAGATGGTTCTTTAG
- a CDS encoding uncharacterized protein (COG:S;~EggNog:ENOG410PQDH;~TransMembrane:1 (o404-423i)) has product MEPESLSQQIRPRFARKYGRSYHHFGQLSSASLGSRNLGKVRVDCRFRLSESQWGVLNQSTPAGVLYVDLNFDQPQDCRLKSATVLMTLDKEKPVSTATPLNRDTLQLTDYYGPKHLSGEPTTLPRRRVYQFMPEVNAMGCSGGGVGVNSEKTTNEVRRWMFTGQLMPGKAPNNAVAYRTLKWELTENDLDSQSFHNNVIRTGFAFEHDREAFRIRVEIQGKLQKRTHQLKESWKDKTRHFKFPPEADRDQGSAITLVDVRQTRQFQRNIDNLAMGLPHEMVRRNQLEVPVEVPNSMPSLFQELPSAFHPSDIQSPTSIKSGVSEHLEGPSAQDLISATRIIGSESQQTESSISSPPSSSTTLVNGQEGLTTTTSSPSAQSKAAATAASASDQPVEPDSRPPSLSPFLFILRMLEAMIVGLILRLEPASSRSLLDKSDVKQNVAPQGNQKGSR; this is encoded by the coding sequence ATGGAACCAGAGTCATTATCTCAACAAATAAGGCCACGCTTCGCACGAAAATATGGTCGCTCATACCATCACTTCGGACAGCTTTCCTCTGCAAGCTTGGGCAGTCGCAATCTGGGGAAAGTAAGGGTGGATTGTAGATTCCGTCTGTCTGAATCCCAATGGGGAGTGCTGAATCAATCCACTCCGGCGGGGGTTTTATACGTCGACCTCAATTTCGACCAGCCCCAAGATTGTCGGCTCAAGTCTGCCACCGTGCTAATGACGCTTGATAAGGAAAAGCCCGTTTCCACAGCTACACCCCTCAACCGCGATACACTCCAGTTGACCGACTACTATGGCCCGAAGCATCTCAGCGGCGAACCAACGACCTTGCCCAGGAGGCGAGTTTACCAATTTATGCCGGAGGTGAATGCCATGGGATGCAGCGGCGGTGGGGTCGGTGTTAATAGCGAGAAAACAACAAACGAGGTCCGGCGATGGATGTTCACCGGCCAATTGATGCCGGGCAAAGCCCCGAACAATGCGGTCGCATATCGTACGCTGAAGTGGGAGTTGACCGAGAATGATCTCGACTCGCAATCATTTCACAATAACGTAATTCGGACAGGTTTCGCATTCGAGCATGACCGTGAAGCCTTTCGGATACGCGTCGAAATACAAGGCAAATTGCAGAAGCGAACTCATCAGCTGAAAGAATCATGGAAGGATAAAACCCGACATTTCAAGTTTCCTCCAGAAGCGGACCGGGATCAGGGGTCTGCGATCACTTTGGTCGATGTTCGACAAACGAGACAGTTTCAGCGCAACATTGATAATTTGGCAATGGGTCTACCGCATGAGATGGTCAGGCGGAACCAGCTCGAGGTTCCTGTGGAGGTTCCGAATTCCATGCCGTCGTTGTTTCAGGAGCTGCCTTCTGCTTTCCATCCGTCTGACATTCAGTCACCGACCTCAATTAAGAGTGGTGTTAGTGAGCATCTGGAAGGTCCATCGGCccaagacctcatatccgcGACTCGGATCATCGGCAGTGAGAGCCAACAAACCGAGTCCAGTATTTCTTCCCCGCCTTCATCATCCACAACATTGGTAAATGGTCAAGAAGGCCTGACGACAACTACATCGTCACCTTCAGCCCAATCAAAAGCAGCTGCGACAGCAGCATCAGCAAGCGATCAACCTGTTGAGCCGGACTCCCGTCCACCGTCCCTATCACCTTTCCTATTCATCCTTCGCATGCTTGAAGCGATGATTGTCGGTCTCATTCTGCGGTTGGAGCCGGCATCCTCCAGGAGTCTGTTGGATAAAAGCGATGTTAAGCAGAATGTTGCTCCGCAGGGGAATCAAAAGGGGAGTCGATGA
- a CDS encoding uncharacterized protein (COG:S;~EggNog:ENOG410PRMG): MPIGFLLSSDVESEPQPERTRNRGRDDDGATFEEHLDRLRGRHPRRSDRNSEVVLRGHQPQVNRTSTSRALYDRRHPASRSTEEKKESGHEPPVGGYQLVLSPQNAKDCTVHFEMDIEDDLEVQLEEFSRLKRLGRFGAAREMFQRELAERTAYSLPVLIEHADMLYDQGDYRGFSDLVLGYRRRLAKRDFNAIEQLLFELNEALAETLLGEDPEIRHRSYLGEARALFNVESNVDSIEVQILNRLLRIWALREGEQRKRRNIRHVVKSTYRPVSKALIAQERFWELKDLIAEIANVSIDDAWLRMFASAYGDDSSLQEMIDDFTPGPYDESSYLALLDVLVALSGFPFSKQSFTDPDSLSATGHILQWARQVVSAIETKSPDLVKSRPYIRWILAEAEHSRRLEGDVIRQHFSRFPGVTVYRSLVPIYIPRACENPGWPEVHACPQYTRLVQIALRTARAMGDFQSEVLCLQELICRSSHPRELFEQLKQRQRQIEGNSIAYRQTCLSMYLLQDMGSSHSLEALLNEYHLINSPTQSLTRRNQDGFTQWCYIMLQRAFAIYAGKDKEELEDEASRLSRKLPYDVASLVNGTAIFRRPLRVSIPSSSDSGSDDDSDDDGDHEKEAEKSFPSRTFRRTKVRREPLKPEVDPRESRNSDLLPSKSQPLTDVKDIHDSNKVIGVDQMVQTENSGGKHNATPHIAIDQPSTEANADAGPVQDKQPHEVEEPFEDNPPKQAHVHEPSSCSE; the protein is encoded by the exons ATGCCTATTGGATTTCTCTTAAGCTCCGATGTAGAGTCGGAGCCTCAACCTGAACGCACCAGAAACCGTGGTcgggatgatgatggtgccACGTTCGAAGAGCACCTGGATCGCCTACGCGGTCGACATCCCAGAAGAAGCGACAGAAACAGTGAAGTCGTTTTGCGCGGCCATCAACCTCAGGTTAATCGCACCAGCACCTCTCGCGCATTATATGATCGAAGACATCCAGCAAGCCGTAGCacagaagagaagaaagaaagtgGCCACGAGCCTCCAGTCGGAGGATATCAACTTGTGCTGAGTCCTCAAAACGCTAAAGACTGCACTGTGCATTTCGAGATGGACATCGAAGATGACCTCGAGGTCCAACTGGAGGAGTTCTCACGGCTGAAACGATTGGGTCGCTTCGGCGCCGCTCGAGAGATGTTTCAGCGCGAACTGGCAGAGCGTACAGCATACTCTCTCCCTGTCCTCATTGAGCACGCAGACATGCTCTATGATCAGGGTGACTATCGCGGTTTCTCTGACCTGGTACTGGGGTACCGTCGACGTCTGGCCAAACGTGATTTCAATGCCATTGAACAATTACTTTTTGAACTCAATGAAGCATTAGCAGAGACTCTTCTTGGTGAGGACCCAGAAATCAGACATAGATCTTATCTTGGAGAAGCCAGAGCGCTCTTCAATGTTGAAAGCAATGTCGATTCCATTGAG GTCCAAATCCTGAATCGACTTCTGAGAATATGGGCGTTGCGTGAAGGCGAGCAGCGAAAGAGGAGAAACATTCGTCATGTGGTGAAGTCAACTTATCGTCCAGTTTCCAAGGCCTTGATCGCTCAAGAGCGTTTCTGGGAGTTGAAAGACTTAATCGCAGAGATAGCCAACGTCAGCATTGACGACGCGTGGCTCAGAATGTTCGCGAGCGCGTACGGCGACGATTCTTCACTCCAGGAAATGATTGATGACTTTACTCCTGGGCCATACGATGAATCTTCTTATTTGGCACTACTCGATGTTCTAGTGGCATTATCTGGGTTTCCTTTCTCCAAGCAATCATTCACGGACCCTGATAGCTTGTCAGCAACCGGACATATTCTCCAATGGGCTCGTCAGGTTGTCAGCGCCATCGAAACAAAAAGTCCCGATCTGGTCAAGTCACGACCGTATATTCGCTGGATCCTAGCGGAAGCAGAGCATAGCCGTCGTCTTGAAGGCGATGTGATCCGGCAACATTTTTCCCGATTCCCAGGCGTTACGGTTTATAGAAGCTTGGTGCCCATTTACATCCCCAGAGCTTGCGAGAACCCCGGTTGGCCGGAGGTTCATGCGTGCCCACAGTATACTAGGCTTGTTCAGATAGCTCTCAGGACAGCTCGAGCAATGGGTGACTTCCAAAGCGAAGTCCTATGCCTGCAGGAGTTGATTTGTCGATCTTCACATCCGCGGGAATTGTTCGAACAGTTGAAGCAGCGGCAAAGACAGATTGAGGGCAATTCAATTGCATACCGACAGACCTGTCTATCCATGTATCTGTTGCAAGACATGGGATCCTCGCACTCATTGGAAGCTTTGCTGAATGAATATCACCTCATCAACTCTCCTACTCAGAGCCTCACCCGTCGAAACCAAGATGGATTTACCCAGTGGTGCTATATCATGCTACAACGGGCTTTTGCCATCTATGCGGGGAAAGATAAGGAGGAGCTGGAAGACGAGGCTTCGCGCCTTTCAAGAAAGCTTCCCTATGATGTTGCTTCTCTTGTCAATGGGACAGCCATATTCAGACGTCCGCTCCGAGTTTCGATCCCCTCCAGCAGCGACTCCGGTTCCGATGATGACTCTGACGACGACGGCGATCACGAAAAGGAAGCCGAAAAGAGTTTTCCCAGTAGGACCTTCCGTCGTACTAAGGTCCGAAGAGAGCCTCTAAAGCCGGAAGTCGACCCCCGCGAATCGAGAAATTCTGATCTACTCCCTTCCAAATCTCAACCCCTCACCGATGTGAAAGACATCCATGACAGCAACAAAGTTATTGGTGTGGATCAGATGGTTCAAACCGAAAATTCTGGTGGTAAGCATAATGCAACGCCGCATATCGCCATTGATCAACCATCTACCGAGGCCAATGCAGACGCAGGCCCGGTTCAAGACAAACAGCCACACGAGGTAGAGGAACCTTTCGAGGATAATCCGCCAAAGCAAGCTCACGTCCATGAACCGTCCTCATGTTCAGAGTAA
- the PEP1 gene encoding pepsin-like aspartic protease (COG:O;~EggNog:ENOG410PH8I;~InterPro:IPR021109,IPR034163,IPR001461,IPR001969, IPR033121;~MEROPS:MER0001437;~PFAM:PF00026;~SECRETED:SignalP(1-18);~go_function: GO:0004190 - aspartic-type endopeptidase activity [Evidence IEA];~go_process: GO:0006508 - proteolysis [Evidence IEA]), translating into MLVLEAITLLAGLSTVSAVPMAQPRRRGFTLNQLIKPTTKGLARTANLPGIYAGVYTKFGASVPADLKSAADNGTAVAKPEEDDKEYLTPVKIGDTTLNLDIDTGSADLWVFSNELSTTAQSGHSVYKPASNATKMEGYSWEISYGDGSGATGDVYKDTVTVGGVTAHGQAVEAAKKISRSFVADKNNDGLMGLAFSSLNTVKPHAQKTFFDTVKDDLDEPVFAVALKHQAAGSYDFGYIDKSKYTGSITYTEVDSTDGYWMFTAGGYGIGDGDTSSTPLTGIADTGTTLLMLPEEVVDAYYKQVSGAEKSTTAGGYVVPCDAELPDFITVISSSTGTGSSTGSSPSSSSTPGLGGSSGGGYGDGGLGSIFGGGFSSGIFSNKRSTSSSGSGSYKAVTPGKHIKMSAIDEEGSSCFGGIQSNSGMSFSIFGDVFLKSQYVVFDPEKPRLGFAPQA; encoded by the exons aTGCTCGTCCTTGAAGCCATTACACTCCTCGCGGGCCTGTCGACTGTGTCGGCAGTGCCTATGGCCCAGCCTCGTCGTCGAGGCTTCACCCTCAACCAACTTATCAAGCCAACGACCAAAGGACTAGCCCGAACTGCCAACCTTCCAGGGATATATGCAGGTGTATACACCAAATTCGGAGCGAGCGTGCCTGCGGATCTCAAGTCTGCTGCGGATAATGGCACTGCTGTCGCTAAGCCGGAGGAGGATGATAAGGAGTATCTGACACCGGTGAAGATTGGGGATACGACGTTGAATTTGGATATCGACACGGGTTCCGCCGATCT ATGGGTGTTTTCAAACGAGCTATCCACCACCGCGCAAAGCGGTCACAGCGTCTACAAGCCAGCCTCCAACGCGACCAAGATGGAAGGATATAGTTGGGAGATCTCCTATGGTGACGGAAGCGGTGCGACAGGTGACGTCTACAAAGACACCGTTACTGTCGGTGGTGTCACAGCGCACGGTCAAGCAGTCGAAGCTGCCAAGAAGATCAGTCGATCTTTCGTTGCCGATAAGAATAATGATGGCTTGATGGGGTTGGCGTTCAGTTCTCTTAATACTG TCAAACCCCATGCCCAGAAAACCTTCTTCGACACCGTCAAGGACGACCTCGATGAACCTGTGTTCGCTGTAGCACTCAAGCACCAGGCGGCAGGCTCATACGACTTCGGGTACATCGACAAGTCCAAGTACACCGGCTCGATCACATATACCGAAGTCGACAGCACAGATGGATACTGGATGTTCACAGCGGGGGGCTATGGCATCGGCGATGGTGACACCAGCTCAACCCCTCTGACTGGGATTGCAG ACACCGGCACCACCCTCCTCATGCTCCCCGAAGAAGTCGTCGACGCATACTACAAGCAAGTCTCCGGCGCTGAGAAGAGCACAACGGCTGGTGGCTACGTCGTCCCCTGTGACGCTGAACTGCCGGACTTCATCACTGTTATTAGCAGCAGCACCGGCACTGGCAGCAGTACCGGCAGCAGTCCCAGCAGTAGCAGCACTCCCGGCCTTGGCGGCAGCTCCGGCGGTGGCTACGGTGATGGTGGCCTCGGGAGCATCTTTGGTGGTGGCTTCAGCAGTGGTATTTTCTCCAACAAGAGGAGCACTAGCAGCAGTGGAAGCGGAAGCTACAAAGCTGTGACACCTGGCAAGCACATCAAGATGTCTGCCATTGATGAGGAAGGGTCGAGTTGTTTTGGTGGGATTCAGAGTAACTCTGGGATGAGCTTTTCGATCTTCGGGGATGTATTTTTGAAGAGTCAGTATGTTGTTTTTGACCCTGAGAAGCCGCGGTTGGGGTTTGCGCCTCAGGCTTAA